CATCTGCAATGATGAGTCCATcaagagattttttttttacccaTGAAGTGTAAACGAGTTAGGACACTGACTATTttaaccaaacttaaaaaataagtaaaaactaattttttatttttggtattaTAATACAAGtagtaattttaataatataaaaatttagtatattttttattttgtatgaataCTATGAATCtaaatgttaaatttgtagtattttttttaatttacaaatctAAGGgtcaaatttatattttaatattataaaattttttaaacaagcAAATCAGATCCTTCAatttgagtttttaaaattgtttttgttttttatccaAAATCGACCCTTAATTTTCTATTTCTGTCCCAAACTAaccttcaatttttttatctctatCCAAAAtttgatccttaattttctacttctacctAAATCTGAATTTCCAATTTATagttttcaattaaaaatatatttctatatcaataaaaaatacatcaactttTCATAACTATGCATATCACACTTTTTcaatttattacaaaaaaaaaattagccgtaGAAACTTTTCAACTATTTCAACTACAGGAGTTACATTGGTATAACTATTCATTGGGTTGTAAGACTTGTAACCTCCCACATAGAAAGAAATAACTTCTCACCATGATAAAATAAAGATCACATTGCTGATTCTTTAatccattattattttttttataaatacctCAATAAGGTATTTCACCTATCCAATTCTcacttaaatttatttaaatttttattaacttaaatatCGAAatctattataaatatttacaattattattttaaagttgATGTGAACTCACTTCAAACGTATTTATAATCACCTCTAACCTCTTTTACCAAATTTATTTGCACACAATTAATTTCAAATACACATAAGAATGTTTTACCTTCAAATAAGTTTGCACattatgattattttaaaagatatttcatttcaagttttgtttttctttatacaatttttttcattttaaaatttttacttaattaAACATTATTTAGATATAatctaaagaaattaaaagtgaaTTTGTTATAAAGAATTTCtcgttattattataatttattttaaatttgataaattttagaattttttatttaaattaaataaagacataaattatgaaaatacataaaatataaagtaattaCCTAAATGCACAACGTATCACAACTCAAATGTTGAGGGGtgaagtgaaaaataataagtgtTAAGTGAGAGATCGAAGACTGAGTATCTGACATATGTATAAATTTGGAAACAGGTTTCAGTATCCGAGATACGTTTAAAACGTGTAATTTTGGTATAAACATCCAAGATATGCTCAAACGTGTAATGTGACTCTCAACACTCGAGATATGTGTATTATAGTGTTGGTGTCTCTACACAGTAAATATCTTGGAAAAAAACTCTCTATATATCCTCCCATCCTCAACCGTTTTCTCACAATTCACAATTCAATattttctttctcctccttttgttttattctcatggaaaataataagttattttttgttgtgatttatcctaatggaaaaaaaatctcTATATATATCCTCCTGCCGTGCATACTCAGTCTCCTCGTCTGACAGCTGATCGCATACCCTTTGAGCCGGTCTCCAAACATCATCTCGGGCATGCCTCCTAACCCATCGTCTCCGATCTGGGGCATCAGGTGAAAGCTGTAAGTTATCTCTTTGGTTCAAGGCTACAGGGAGGATATCAGCAGGCGGTATTGCTGCTCTCGGATCAGCAAGAATGTCCTCCCCATATTGAAATCTAACTTATATACCTGCTGCCACCATGTGAGATACTTCTATGTCGAACGAGGATCAAGGTGGCCATCGACGGTCACCAAGTAGTGTAGCAGGTAACGTCCCGTAAACAAGTTGTACCACTGGCGGTGCACATCGGGCTATCAGGCATCATCTCCCCTTATCGTCTTGAAAAGATACTTGTCGACGTTCACCGAATCTGCTGACCTGTGCTGTTGCCCCCTGAACTGCTTCTTCATCCTGTCAACATGATGAAACTCTACAACGTAAAAGTAGACGAGAGAGACAACAACCATCAATTTATAAATCTCTCTGTCACTAGTAAGCCAGTTAGGCTTAATCTAAGCTAACTGGAGATCCTCGTATGCTATCCGTCGAAACTAGCCACATCGCATTAAAGTACAATAATTAGGAACGACATACCaatgcatgaaataatgtaTAAAACAAAACATGTCTTACTTCATCAAAGGTGAGGCTATCGATGTGACGATGTAAAGTCTGGATCCTGCCATCATGGCGATTCTGACTTTATTGTCCTAGTTTTTCCAACTTacacacataaaaaattattgacagAAATTAATTAATCACAATAATTAAGTCGTATCCACTGTGTATtagttgttaaattaaaaaataattacaataagTACATACTTAACTACAAGTGGGAACTTAATGACGTTATATCCGCCGGTCAAAGTGACGGGAACATATAGTAAATTTAAGAGACAACAAGCGACATGCAACCCGTAATGTCGGTCATATCACGCCCAGCTGCGGTGCAGAGTAGTACGTATATGCCAGCAGTGCAGATCCCCAAGACAATTGGCTGCAACGATGAAAATCTACCAGCAATGATAGCCATCTCAAAGGAACAAGTGTAGCAGACTTGTCTGTGAAAAGAAACCCCCGATAAGCATCATCAAGTAGCACCTGACGTACTTACGGAGTGTATCTGGATATGCCCCAACTGAAATGTATGAAACCTTGTTTCTCAGCCAGGTCATTCTGAGATTGAAAACCTACTTCCCTCCCTCTGGCTATGGTGGCAGCTTGGCGCCAAGTAAATCTTCAATCCACTCTCATGTGGGGTGTCCATGGTATTGTTGGAAGTCTCTGGTACAACTCCCAATTGGCTCGCCCTCAGTGTGCAAATCAAGGTGGTAGACAACATCTTGAAGCATAATGATAACCTTACCCCATAGAAGGTGGAAGCTATGGGTCATAGGCCTCCACCGCTCGACAAATACAAAGATTGAGGAATTGTCAAATATGAAATTTCTCTACTCTACTGCATGCCCAAATTCCGCCTCCCTGATATAAGGCAATAGGTTGTCTGGCAAGGGGAGATCCAAGGTCACGCGGCATGGCAATAGTAACCGAGGTCTCTGAAATAGTTGCAACATTTACTCTCGCATATTAATCTTATTTGAactattaattatgtttaataattattaaatattataaaccGAGTAGATAAATatcattaataaaatattatactcTATACGAATATAATTTTCACTGCTAATATTTACCGTACTAATTAATGAAAGGACAATTAAgcaagatttaaaaaataaatcatttatgTTGCACTATTCTAACCTGACTATAATATTCTAGATGACTTTAATTCAACAATAAGTTTAGTAGAAAATTTGATCgaacaaatattttaatatataatttatgtttaattatttgatttatttaactTAAGTTACAATTAGTtacaattaattataaaaatattaaaacatatTATATCTAACTAAGTTAATATACATCAACTTCTAACTTACCCTACTAAAAATACCTAGTGCATTAACTAAGTTACTAAAGTCTAAACATctaaactaattatttactgagagaaaaaaaaagctaaCCATAAAATCCAATGCTCGAATTATGTGCAAAATCGCATTTAGTTTGTTGATGTCTCCATCGCGAATATATTGTCGGAGGACCATATGTACTTAAGGAACTCGAAGTTAAGATGTTATAAAGTCACATAATTCTTAAAAACTATTCAAATGAACGAAAATCTCTGCTGTTGTGGCCTTATATATACTCTTAGCATATCTCGGATGCTAAGACTAGAATTACGCGTTTTACACTTATCTCGAATATTGAGACCTTGTTCCAAATTTATGCGTATCTCAAATGCTCAGTCACCATTCTCCCACTTAATACGTATCTCGGATGCATCCTAGATATGTCACGGCGTCATATCGTCATAGCACGGGGTCTCAGTCGCTAAGATGTGCTTATTTTTCACTTCTTTCCTCAGTATTCAAGATGTGATACATTGTACATTTAGCTAATTATTTCATATTCTTTGTATTTTTAcgttttttatgtatttattaaatttaaattaaaaaatcctaaattttgTTGGTAATAATTAGCCTAGGACGGTCCAATGCTATTTATTAGAGTATTTTTCCCCAGAATAAGAAGAGCAGCTGCACctcaacttaaaaaaaaaaggaagaagaagaaaccgaATGACTAAATTTGAAATCCACGGTATAAAAGAGAGCACTGAAGAGCGAGTTTGGTACTCGAAAGCGGGAAAATGGCGGGATCTCTGGCGGTGATACCAAGCAACGACGTTGATAACTCAGCAACCACCATCAGAGACCAGTGGGAGATCTGCTTCGCGCGCTTTGTTCCCTATCCAACCTCATCCCCATCCTCCTCCGCCGGCCTTCTCCCTCTGCCTCCTCGCCTCCGAAACCGTTCTCCCCGCGGCAACTGGATTTCCTCCCCTTCCGTCGCATTCCTCCGCCTCCTCCCCGACCTCTCCCACCGCGACGTCATCCTCACCGTCTCATTCAATGCCAGCCTCCTCGTCAGTCCTTTCTTTCACTTTTACTGCATTCTGCACCTTTCGATTACTCGTTAGCTTACTTAATTTGTTACTTCCGGCGATTTATCTTTTCTCGCTTcagttttttccttttaattcgGAGTTCTTTTCAGATCGTATTTCTTTTATTCGCATCTTTTTTATCTGACGAGAATTGCTTGTGATTACGCTTCAATCGAAAGCCATTTTAGTGGATGAGAATGGagttttcgaatttttagattCTGATCAGTGTTGTGTGGTTTTTGTGGCAGGAAGAGCACTACGTTTCGAAACTGCATTTCTCGTGGCCTCAGGTGTCATGCGTCTCTGGATTTCCAGCTAGGGGAATCAGAACTGTGCTTGTGAGCTTCAGAGATTCCGTAGGCGAGGTAAGATTTTTGTTCTCGATGCTGTGTATTTTGGTATTGTGATACTATAACTTTATATTGTGATAGACTGATAGGTTTACTTTTTTCTCGCTGGTCACTCTCCGATCTACATAATATTATTGTTCTGTTGTAATCTGTAACATCATACACAGTTGATTCTGGGGTTTGCAGGGCGTGACGgtattgttagtttattttacCAACTGAATCTCACAGCACACATAGCTACTATTTTCGGCCATGcttgtttttctcaattttcGGTCATCAGAGAGTTATACGAGTTGTTACGAGCTTTAcacttgctttttattttatttgtcagaTTCAAAAGTTTGCTTTGCGGTTTCCATCACTATATGAAGCACAGTCATTTGTAAATATTTTGAAGGTGACTTCTACCGTTGCTTATCGTAATATAATAATCTCCATTCACCCACATGGAACCAGGGGCTGGACTCTAGAAACCATAGTACTGATTGTCAACTCTTGATTATGTTCCCTTCCAGGGGCTCCTGAAAGATGAGAAGGATCCAGAACCTTTAAATACTGACTTTGGATCTGAAATTTCATCACAGTCAGAGTTCGTGTCCTCAAACAAGCACTGCCACAGGTATAAAGGAGTTTTGTGTAATTGGGCTATATTGGGAGGAATGTGAGGACGTGACAATTATCATTGTGTTTAATAGTTAGTACATAACTTTTCACTCCACTGTTCATATTTTCATGGACATCCTTTGTTCTTTCGTCTTCAATTGTGGCCATaggaataatatatttttctcatGAGCTATTTGAAGTATGAGTTGACTAAATTGTGATGGAGGGTGGAGACTATATATTGAGCCTTCCTGTGACTGTAGACCCAGCGAGGAGGCCAGCTTTATGACTCCCGTTGACACTTACAAACCACAAATGCCACGAAGTATTAAAACCGAAGAAAAGCAGTCTTCAGGCACCCAAGAAATGGAAGCACCACCTGGTTTCAGCATTGCAGGAATCCTCCCAGCTTTACCACCCAGTTTTACCACACTTCTGATGGATTGCTCTGAGATCAACCATAGTGGGtgaacttttttgttttaacatAATACATGTTCTAGTTTCATACGATAAACTTTTTCATTTGAACAAAATCATGTCTTGCAGCTCAACCAATTGCTTCCCAGGAAATTGAACTGAAGTCCCAAATTGTGGTACATATCTTGAATTTTAGCTAAGAAAGTTGGATTATGCTTTTGATCACCTTATTCATGGTGCTTCTATTAATAATATGCTGTATAAGGACAATAATTTGGAAACACATTTTCTCTGCTGATCAtgtttcatgttatttattttcctttgaTGTAGAGGTACATGGAAGATTCTTCCTTCCAAGGTAACAATCTGTCCTCACTTATATCTGTTAGGATTACTTAATGGTTATTTCTGTTTCATTCGTTCATTATGATGTGTCAtttctgtttatttaatttgtctTGTCATTTTTATCTTCACTCCTATTTTAAAACATGAGTCGAAAACCCTGAACGCTTCTTACTATTCTTTGGGCTGAATTTGGATATTTCTGCACCGTTTCTGTGCACCTCAAAATCAGGAGGAATTCGTGTAATGCTGTTTATGCTAACATATTAGTGGTCTGAACTTGAACTGACTTGTGTGGAACGCATTCTTTTGTTAATATTGCAAGATCTGCTAACATTTTCCCACAATACTTATGTTACATGTTCATGTTACTAGATATGTTGGTTAAAGTGGAGAAAGTTATCGACGAATTGGGGGGTGATCTGTCGTTGCCGTAGTTTTCCGTGGGACATTGAGAACAACACACTGAGCAGCTTAGCATATCCTGCTGGCTGCCGAAGCATGGTGACGTCTATCACAATTTGCCCAAATGTACTGTGGCTTTGTATGTCCTTTCTCATTTTAACAACAAAGCACAGACTAACTTACTGAGTCAAGGTTAAATTTCTCGTTAGCTTCCTCTTCTGTTCAGTAAATAGCAATGCCAGGAACCAGGCAATGTAAGATCAGCTTATAGATATACAAATGATATCATGTGATTTCTGTTTAGGAAGTCATAGCTAAAGAGGTGATGTCAGAAAATTCGAAGCAAACCTAGAAATCAATAACGGTATTgaccattttctttttcttttattttttaacccaATCAGATTTGCTTATAACTTTCTGGCCTTTTGCACTTTACTCAGTGATTCTTCTCTATTAGCATTAAAAAAGGGGTGAAGTTCTAGTTTGTTCTTTGAAATTgtaaatagtttttattttagtccttaaaattatcaatttagTCTATGAAGTTGTAATTTGCAAATCATTTATGTCTCTTAAAATGATCAGGAGTAGAATATAATTGTAAAGATTATGACATGAAATGtattaggaaataaattaatatcctttgaaatttatagattaaattaatcatttatTTACTTAAAAAGAAGTAGATACACATACACTCAAGTCAACTTAAAGCTAAGGACTAAAAAAGTAAAAACGTCATTTCCGGCCTTCAATAATAATTAGACTTTGTCTGACGCGCAAATTCACTCAGCAAAACAAACTATAACAGCTAACAGAAAAAACGAACCCTTTCTTGTCATGTAGGACGAATTGACAGTGAGGGGGCAGGATCCTCCCACgaatattttaaattgtttgtctCTTTGTCTACATTCTCCTTTGTTAAAACAAAAAATCCAAGTGAACGCTCAAATTGATTTTAACCAATTTGAGATTGAATCCTTTAgttttttataaattagatttggctattatgtattttaaagacatatattaaaattatcattaataaaaaattttaaatttttttatcttaataaatgcaaaaagaaaaagaacattaGAAGCTAAACtttgtatcattttttttaaaaattgataattttaatttatgtatttagaGCACATATTAACTAAATTCTAAACTCTATTAAAACATTATTTATCTAACGTgtatactaataaaaaatttattaaaagcaACCGAAAGAGCCATTTGAGTGGTtacacaaaaatgaaaaatttatttatctaacTTGTCACTAAATTTGTTTCCATCATTATCATAATTTTatctatatctaaatttttttagaatttatatatCTTGTACCCTAAAAACACATATtaagtttataaattaaaacaaatattaaaaatataaaaaaaataagtttctaatatatttattttacattctttaaataaaaaatttaaaatttttaaaataagaatatcCGAAATTgaactaaatttatttttactggatttcatactaaatttatttaataacttACTGTAATATGAACTGAAATGAACTGCTATAGGATTATTGGTTGTCTGGCATTACTCTTTGTAATATTCTTAATAAGTAGTTAAGTACCCGATTAAAATAAAAGCTGCAAAAGGTCAACGGAGTCGAAATTAAGATTGTCTGACTTGTTGCTTCCTGGCATGGATACAAGGTTTTGCAACACTCGTCAGCTGTCTCTTGAAAGAAGCATGCATCACTCGAAGCCGGCGAGGTAAACAAAGTCAGGGGAACCTAACAACTTGCTCCCAGCTTATATGCACTCGAAGCATTGCATAAGATATGACATCATCAACCAAATTAGGTTAGTTTAATAGTTAACTAACTGGTCCGCATAAATAAGTCTCGGGATTCGAATCTCGCCTTGTATATACAGCAACTCAATAAGCCACCATCAAACTCTTAATAGAACTCTAATCCGTAATGGATTAGTTCTTGACCTGCTGGATTGAAAAATACGGtagaaacagaaaaaaaatatgacatgattcattatttaaaagaaccaaaaaaaaaaaaattcacaccaATGTATTCTATTGTAGAAACCTCAACTTATTCTATTGTAGATTTCAAGATATTATTATTGCTAAAGAGTTGAGTGTAGTGATGGCACGAGTTGTATTTGGGAGGATTAGAGGGAAGACAATTCTTGAAAAAAGAAAACCACTCCAAAAGATTCTGAAGTAGATGAAAAGAGTCCCATTAGGGAGACAATGACATATGTatacaatatgtacaatggGTTTTTTATCTAACCCActtatatttgaaaataataataaacaccCAGATAACCTAATTGTAATCCCTAAAAGAAATTACCCCCAATTCACTCCTTTTGACAGCGTTATCCTACAACCAAAACACCTCCTCCTCTCTGCTCACATTCCCCCACACCACCGCATAGCTGTCCAAATCGCAATCTGCAGCAGCGCCTGGAACACGTCTGTGTTGGAGACCCGCTGTTCGCGATCAATTTTCGTCGGTGGCAGCGTCGAGATCGCACGGTCGTTCCTCCCTACCAACGCGAGTTGCTGGGGCCCAGCGCCGCGCTTGTTCGCCCTCGGCGGAAGCATGACCGGTGTTCTTTTTGCAGCTGCGTAGCTGTTCCCTGTTTCGCCAACTGACGTGTTCCAAAATCTCTTCGACCATCCAAGGTGAgtgctttattttcttcttttcatgaTTACTCCCTGCAGTTGGTACTTGTTTTATAGAGTGTTTAAgatgtttatttttctaaaactacatggtgaaaaagaaataattggaattttattattttggagCATTAGAAATTAGCTGTTGCTTGAGATGGTTGTAATTGATTTAACAGATTTGCCGCCTGACGTGAATTATTTACCGGGACCAACACAAACAACAGAACTATATCGTCGTTAAGCATCCACGTTAAGTGGATTAGTTTCTTCCTTTCATGAAACATCATTCACCTTGTAGTTTGTAATGTAGAGAGTGTATGTTGATTATTTGGTTGATTTTACATGGTGAAAATGCAGtatatgaaattttagtatgttcGAGCATGTGAaattatttcttgtttgatatccTTGTAATTGATATAACTTTTGAGCGGAAAAGGTGAAATAAGGTTGTTAAGCTAGTTtaaataacattttattttcCCGCCCGGTTGGACATTTGGATGCGATGTCACATAAACCAGCTGATCACTGGCTTTTTTTTCTTAGCCATAATTGGATGGTTACTTTAGTAGGGTAATGGATGTTCGGTGATAATGatcgatttttttttcatgtaattGGATGGTTACTTTAGCTGGGTTTTGGATGTTGGGTGTTCTTAATAGATTTTTTATGTACTCAATAGTTGCAGTTTCAGTATTTCTTATGTACTCAATAGTTGCAGTTTCAGTAAGTTTGAACATGTAGAATAATATGTTGGTTTAGATGGTTGCAATTGATTTAAGTTTAGCGCGGGAAGAGCCGTAAAACTTTGGTAGTCAGGTTTAAAAAGCATAATTTATCAGTATGGACCTCTGCATGCAATGTCACATAAATAAGCTgaacttttttctttatttgacaCTGTTTATTAGATGGTTACTTTAGCAAGGTATCAGATGGTTGGTTTCCATGGTCAAGCTTTCGTATGctttactaatttatttttgttttggacTCGCTTCCCTTTTTTCCCTTGGTAAGCAACTAAGGACAGCATGTAAGTCCTTTTATTCTGTTTATTTTGCTGGGATGATTGAATGTTCTTGGCATAGAACTCAGTAGTTGCAATTTCAATCAGTTTGAACATGTAGAATAATAGGTTGGCTACCATGATTAAAAGGTATAAGGCATAATATTTTCTTCCATAGTGTGAACATCTATATGTAATGTGACGTAAACAAGTTAAGCATTGCCTTTATTTTCCAATATTTATTAGATGGCTGTTTTATCCCTTGATCATAAATCAATATAACATAGTTGTGTGAATTATTAAGACTTGTTAATTGTTGTGCTTTTAATTGTATGAGTCGGTCTGTGAGTCCTGTTAAATTCAAGTTGAATGCAGCATTTGTATTTTACTAATGGGGATTCTAattcaatcattgtttctccgCAAGCACGACTGGTGGAGTATTGTTTGGAGTCAATTTTTTGTTATAGTTGCTGGCTCTTGTATATGAGTACCTTTTGTTGGCATGTAGGAGTGCTCTATgtagatctttttttattactgTGCTACTCCCTCTATTATGTTAATTGTTTGTTAAGCCATTTGGCGTGACCGTTGTTCGAGTTGTTCTTGTTATAATATTGCAATGGCTTATATATTGTAGTTTTCATGTCTAGCAACTTATTCAAACATGCCATGGTGAACTGGTGATCAGTGTTTAATGTGCACACTGGAGGGGTTTGTGCATTGCTTCTACTTATTTTTGTAGGGAATATGGTCAAAAGTAGCAGTTGGattatttaattgttaatttgtcATGTTATGTTTTTTGTTTCCTTGTTATAAAGTGAAAATAACCTTGCATTGCATTGCAGAAGACCAATTGCGTGATCAGGTGTTAGCATACTCACAGTATCTAGCACGAGGACGTTGACGTGACAGCCTGAAGGATTACCACCTGTGGAAAGGGTCAAGGGCAGGAAAAATTAGCATACTCATACTAGATTGTAACTTTTGATATGCTTGTTTTGCTTATACACTGGTTCTAGTTTTGCGAATTTATTTATGTGAAACTAGGAGGACGTAACTGTGGACCctcttttatcttttgtaattTTGTGAATATGTTGGTCTTCATTCACTCAGGCATGACATTCTAAAAAATGCATGAAAGTGAACATTCATTTTCTCTGTGAAAGAAACTATCTATATTCTAGCTAAAACGAACATCTGTCTAACTATGTCTTtattcagggatttatctttagTTTTCCAAAGTGGAACGACTTGAAATTGTTAAGCATTGAGTTCTTGAAATTTGAACTTGAGTCGAGTTTTCATGAAGCGTTCTGAACAGATGTTACAGCGAAAGTGAACATCCATTTTTCCTGTGAAAGTAACCATCTAGATTCTTACTATAACGAACATCCAGTCTTTATTCAGAGATTTATGTTTACTTTTTGAAAGTCAAATGACTTGAATTTGTTAAGCATTGAGTTCTTGAATTTTGACATTGAGCCAAGATTTCATGAAGCGTCCTGAATAGACGCTATAGTGACCACGGTCTGAACATTCAGTTATATGTAAAGATAAACATCCAAC
The genomic region above belongs to Arachis duranensis cultivar V14167 chromosome 3, aradu.V14167.gnm2.J7QH, whole genome shotgun sequence and contains:
- the LOC107481188 gene encoding protein POOR HOMOLOGOUS SYNAPSIS 1, giving the protein MAGSLAVIPSNDVDNSATTIRDQWEICFARFVPYPTSSPSSSAGLLPLPPRLRNRSPRGNWISSPSVAFLRLLPDLSHRDVILTVSFNASLLEEHYVSKLHFSWPQVSCVSGFPARGIRTVLVSFRDSVGEIQKFALRFPSLYEAQSFVNILKGLLKDEKDPEPLNTDFGSEISSQSEFVSSNKHCHRPSEEASFMTPVDTYKPQMPRSIKTEEKQSSGTQEMEAPPGFSIAGILPALPPSFTTLLMDCSEINHTQPIASQEIELKSQIVRYMEDSSFQDMLVKVEKVIDELGGDLSLP